The proteins below come from a single Arthrobacter crystallopoietes genomic window:
- a CDS encoding anti-sigma factor, protein MDEQLHLLTGAYALNALDNDERDAFERHALGAVDTREEVRGLSETAAMLAYGTPAVAPPPELKSKVMASIRNTRQLPVDAVVADLDTKRSEKKARSTTAVRWLSAAAGVLLVTTAALGGWAVGVSNDQERTEQRLQALAEQQSQVMSVLTAPDAKMIPGRMPDGAAVTIALSAQADKGAVITHDLPQLEQDRTYELWLISDEGAQPAGLIQGDAAGQTSMRLLEGVSDATHLGITVEPAGGSPQPTTDPIMLQEL, encoded by the coding sequence CTTTTGACCGGCGCGTACGCCCTCAACGCCTTGGACAACGACGAACGCGATGCCTTTGAACGGCACGCCCTAGGCGCTGTGGATACCCGCGAGGAAGTCCGCGGATTGAGCGAAACAGCCGCCATGCTGGCCTACGGCACGCCCGCCGTCGCCCCGCCGCCGGAGCTCAAATCCAAGGTTATGGCCTCCATCCGCAACACTCGCCAGCTGCCCGTCGACGCAGTGGTCGCCGACCTCGATACGAAACGCAGCGAGAAGAAGGCCAGAAGTACGACGGCGGTGCGCTGGCTCAGTGCCGCGGCCGGAGTTCTGCTGGTGACCACGGCAGCGCTGGGTGGCTGGGCCGTGGGCGTCTCCAATGACCAGGAACGGACCGAGCAGCGCCTCCAGGCGCTGGCAGAGCAGCAGAGCCAGGTGATGTCGGTCCTGACGGCGCCGGATGCCAAGATGATTCCGGGCCGGATGCCGGACGGTGCCGCGGTGACCATCGCCTTGTCCGCGCAGGCCGACAAGGGCGCAGTCATCACGCACGACCTTCCTCAGCTGGAGCAGGACCGGACCTACGAGCTCTGGCTGATCTCGGACGAGGGCGCCCAGCCTGCGGGCCTGATCCAAGGTGACGCCGCGGGGCAGACCAGCATGAGGCTGCTGGAAGGCGTCTCCGATGCCACCCATCTGGGCATCACGGTGGAACCTGCCGGCGGATCGCCCCAACCCACCACGGATCCGATCATGCTGCAGGAGCTGTAG